ATCATGAATAAAGACAATCTCCGGAACATACTTGAGCCGCACTCGCTGTCCCACCAGCTTTCGCACAAAACCTCGAGCGCTTTCCAATCCCTTTTCAGCGGCCTTTTGCTGCGAAGGGTCACCCAGAAAAGACCAAAAAACTCTAGCATAGCGTAAATCGGAGGTCAAACCCACGTAGGTCACTGTAATAAATCCAAGCCTGGGATCGGAAATTTCGTCCGCCAAAATCGTACTGATTGTCTTTTGCAGCTCTTTACCCACTTTATCTGCTCTCGGCATCGTCTGTCCCTCCCTTTAAATCAATTCCAAAGATTCATCCAAGATCACCCAACGCGGATCGGATCGCACACTTTCCACTACATGACTCAGCATCGAATTAAGATCCCGCTTGCCTGTGCCCACCGCAGCAACAGCCACCGTTGAACGCTGCCATTTATCCTGCCAGTCCACTTCAGAGACCGAAATATTGAACTGATTCCGGAGACGGGCTTTGAGACTCTTGAGCAACATGCGCTTTTCCTTGAGCGAATGGCACTCCGGCAAAGACAAGTCAAAGGTCA
The Candidatus Omnitrophota bacterium DNA segment above includes these coding regions:
- the rbfA gene encoding 30S ribosome-binding factor RbfA; this encodes MPRADKVGKELQKTISTILADEISDPRLGFITVTYVGLTSDLRYARVFWSFLGDPSQQKAAEKGLESARGFVRKLVGQRVRLKYVPEIVFIHDDGPERVERIAQALKLSDPDAPPDEDQE
- a CDS encoding DUF503 domain-containing protein, translated to MIIGIVTFDLSLPECHSLKEKRMLLKSLKARLRNQFNISVSEVDWQDKWQRSTVAVAAVGTGKRDLNSMLSHVVESVRSDPRWVILDESLELI